The following proteins come from a genomic window of Coffea arabica cultivar ET-39 chromosome 11c, Coffea Arabica ET-39 HiFi, whole genome shotgun sequence:
- the LOC113715608 gene encoding uncharacterized protein, whose protein sequence is MPLGLKVKVHSCFYKYRLKSFAVKDDIFCLFEGALDNLGSLKQQYRLPKSSNEVVLMIEAYKALRDRARYPPNHVVGHPEGNFAFIVFGKATSTLFVATRDEKAKVPLYCGITADGWVAFADDADLLKGACGKSLASFPQGSFFSTALGELRSYENPKNKITAIPAKEEEIWGAKFMVEGPAVFAVTK, encoded by the exons ATGCCTTTGGGTCTAAAAGTGAAAGTACATTCTTGCTTTTACAAGTACCGGCTAAA GTCATTCGCAGTTAAGGATGACATATTTTGCTTGTTTGAGGGAGCACTTGATAATCTAGGGAGTCTGAAGCAACAATACAGGCTTCCAAAGTCTTCAAATGAggtggttttgatgattgaagcaTACAAGGCGCTTCGTGACAGGGCACGTTATCCTCCAAACCATGTTGTTGGCCACCCAGAAGGGAATTTTGCATTTATTGTCTTCGGCAAGGCCACCTCCACCTTGTTTGTGGCTACT CGGGATGAAAAGGCTAAGGTTCCTCTATATTGTGGAATCACTGCTGATGGATGGGTAGCATTTGCAGATGATGCTGACTTGCTTAAAGGTGCTTGTGGCAAGTCCCTTGCATCTTTCCCTCAAG GTTCCTTCTTCTCCACAGCTTTGGGTGAACTGAGAAGCTATGAGAATCCAAAGAATAAGATCACTGCAATTCCAGCTAAAGAGGAAGAAATATGGGGAGCAAAGTTCATG GTGGAAGGGCCAGCAGTTTTTGCAGTCACAAAATAG